Proteins encoded within one genomic window of Deltaproteobacteria bacterium:
- a CDS encoding sulfatase-like hydrolase/transferase has product MRAARIFAALVVIFGIAGCRASRPGPNVVLIGIESLRADELKTFGATKSPVSYLDLLATKGVTFTQARASSSWALPSWASVLTGRSPSANGIVEVGNQLDRSIETLAERFAQGGFQTGAIVTNPLLAKQVGFARGYGSYIERFNAPASAAAQAAETWIDENRDRSFFLTIDLAGPQMPYESEDEDESKFRKADLPIRQFGPRDAMQVVNHWPEPAAQAGLSRARELYRAELDHVDRAILRIIQHLQKRRLEYDTILVIFSTNGEEFMDRGLMNNRLSLSDELVRVPLIVVAPGAAPAGRKIDAPVGLVDLFATLADLAGIGEGPDGHGQSLRPLWHGEPKDIEAAANEFRARPIIIETSHTGPDRIAVVVDGHKAVFSGRFSVHGRDLGPELYDLEKDPGERSNLAKDNPDSLAPFDQHLRSEPSFSRRRTWRVTFGGTERPTLYSGRVTTSGRFVSSFKLSSRFQLGKTQLVSDDFLLVRGPQSLYFAATGEDGGNGFQFVVEPADARVEVTPLLDGHADTGVVETSIGDPARIPVDLATLADATLADAVHAGYAISSEWIWTSSADSGGIEITDQIRPGIELINRLAVLVEKRDRTLRDLFLNYAKGETTP; this is encoded by the coding sequence ATGAGAGCCGCGCGCATTTTCGCCGCACTCGTCGTGATCTTCGGGATCGCGGGCTGCCGTGCGTCGCGACCGGGACCGAACGTGGTCCTGATCGGCATCGAGAGCCTGCGCGCGGACGAACTCAAGACGTTCGGCGCGACCAAGAGCCCCGTTTCCTATCTCGATCTGCTGGCGACGAAGGGCGTGACATTCACACAGGCGCGGGCGTCGTCCTCCTGGGCGCTGCCCAGTTGGGCGAGCGTGTTGACGGGGCGCAGCCCGTCGGCGAACGGGATCGTGGAGGTCGGCAACCAGCTCGATCGCTCAATCGAAACGCTTGCCGAGCGGTTCGCGCAAGGCGGATTCCAGACGGGCGCGATCGTGACGAATCCCCTGCTGGCGAAGCAGGTCGGTTTTGCTCGCGGATACGGCTCTTACATCGAGCGGTTCAACGCCCCCGCGTCGGCCGCGGCCCAGGCCGCCGAGACCTGGATCGACGAAAATCGTGATCGGTCGTTTTTTCTGACGATCGATCTCGCCGGCCCGCAAATGCCGTACGAGTCCGAGGACGAGGACGAATCGAAGTTTCGCAAGGCGGATCTGCCGATTCGTCAGTTCGGCCCGCGCGACGCGATGCAGGTCGTGAATCACTGGCCGGAGCCCGCGGCCCAGGCCGGACTCTCCCGCGCGCGCGAGCTCTACCGGGCGGAACTCGATCACGTGGACCGCGCGATCCTGCGCATCATCCAGCACCTTCAGAAGCGCCGTCTCGAATACGACACCATTCTCGTGATCTTCTCGACGAACGGCGAAGAGTTCATGGACCGGGGCTTGATGAACAACAGGCTGTCCCTGAGCGACGAACTCGTGCGCGTGCCGCTCATCGTCGTCGCGCCGGGCGCGGCGCCGGCGGGAAGAAAAATCGATGCCCCCGTCGGCCTCGTCGATCTGTTTGCGACACTCGCGGATCTGGCCGGAATCGGCGAAGGGCCGGACGGTCACGGGCAATCGCTCCGACCGTTGTGGCATGGCGAGCCGAAAGACATCGAGGCGGCGGCGAACGAGTTTCGAGCGCGTCCGATCATCATCGAAACGTCGCACACGGGGCCCGACCGGATCGCGGTGGTCGTGGACGGGCACAAGGCCGTCTTCTCGGGGCGTTTTTCGGTTCATGGCCGCGATCTCGGACCGGAGCTGTACGACCTCGAGAAGGATCCTGGTGAGCGTTCGAATCTCGCAAAAGACAATCCGGATTCGCTCGCGCCTTTCGATCAGCACCTGCGTTCGGAGCCGTCGTTCTCGCGCCGGAGGACCTGGCGCGTGACGTTCGGCGGGACCGAACGGCCGACGCTCTACAGCGGTCGCGTGACCACGAGCGGCCGCTTCGTGTCGTCGTTCAAACTGAGTTCACGGTTTCAACTCGGCAAGACGCAGCTCGTCAGCGACGATTTCCTGCTCGTTCGCGGTCCGCAGTCCCTGTATTTCGCGGCGACGGGCGAGGACGGCGGCAATGGATTTCAGTTCGTGGTCGAGCCCGCGGACGCGCGTGTCGAGGTGACGCCGCTCCTTGACGGGCACGCCGACACGGGCGTCGTGGAAACCTCGATTGGAGACCCGGCCCGCATCCCCGTGGACCTCGCGACGCTCGCCGACGCGACGCTCGCCGACGCGGTACATGCCGGTTACGCGATTTCGAGCGAATGGATATGGACCAGCTCCGCGGACTCGGGCGGAATCGAAATCACGGATCAGATTCGTCCCGGGATCGAGTTGATCAATCGCCTGGCTGTACTGGTTGAAAAGCGGGATCGCACGCTCAGAGACCTGTTCCTGAATTATGCGAAAGGCGAGACCACGCCATGA
- the serC gene encoding 3-phosphoserine/phosphohydroxythreonine transaminase: protein MTRVHNFSPGPSMIPLQVLEWAQAELVDFAGSGMSVMELSHRGKVFEQVHERTKADLRELLGIPEGYGILFLQGGASLQFAMIPMNLLGPGESADYVVTGTWSEKAIKEAKIVGKARVAATSKETNYDRIPDLGPSSFDPAAKYVHITTNNTIFGTQYHALPDTAGIPLIADMSSDILCGAIDVSKFGLIYAGAQKNLGPSGTTLVIVKESLLGAVRETLPTMMRYQIHIENDSMYNTPPTFGIYMIGLTARWIKEMGGVAAIEQRNREKAGMLYAAIDESGGFYRGHAQPGSRSTMNVTFRLPTEELEKLFVKEAASESIVEIKGHRSVGGMRASIYNAMEPASVKVLVDFMGEFRRKHG from the coding sequence ATGACCCGCGTGCACAACTTTTCTCCCGGCCCCTCCATGATTCCGCTGCAGGTGCTCGAATGGGCGCAGGCCGAGCTCGTCGACTTCGCGGGTTCGGGCATGAGCGTGATGGAGCTGTCGCACCGGGGCAAGGTGTTCGAGCAGGTGCATGAGCGAACGAAGGCGGATCTTCGCGAACTGCTCGGGATCCCCGAGGGATACGGAATTCTCTTCCTGCAGGGTGGGGCGAGCCTTCAGTTCGCGATGATCCCGATGAACCTGCTCGGCCCCGGGGAGAGTGCCGATTACGTGGTGACGGGAACGTGGTCCGAAAAGGCGATCAAGGAGGCGAAGATCGTCGGCAAGGCGCGCGTCGCGGCGACGTCGAAGGAGACGAACTACGACCGCATCCCCGACCTCGGCCCGTCTTCGTTCGATCCGGCCGCGAAATACGTCCACATCACCACCAACAACACGATCTTCGGCACGCAGTACCACGCGCTCCCCGACACGGCGGGGATTCCGCTCATCGCCGACATGTCGTCCGACATTTTGTGCGGGGCGATCGACGTTTCGAAGTTCGGCCTCATCTACGCGGGCGCGCAGAAGAACCTCGGCCCCTCGGGCACGACGCTCGTAATCGTGAAGGAATCGCTGCTCGGCGCCGTGCGTGAAACGCTGCCGACGATGATGCGCTACCAGATCCACATCGAAAACGATTCGATGTACAACACCCCGCCGACATTCGGCATCTACATGATCGGCCTCACGGCGCGGTGGATCAAGGAAATGGGCGGCGTCGCCGCGATCGAACAACGCAATCGCGAAAAGGCCGGGATGCTCTACGCCGCGATCGACGAGTCGGGAGGATTCTATCGCGGTCACGCGCAACCGGGCAGCCGCTCGACGATGAACGTGACCTTCCGTCTTCCGACCGAGGAACTGGAAAAGCTCTTCGTAAAAGAGGCGGCGAGCGAAAGCATCGTCGAGATCAAGGGCCACCGCAGCGTGGGCGGCATGCGCGCGTCGATCTACAACGCGATGGAACCCGCATCGGTGAAGGTACTCGTCGATTTCATGGGTGAGTTCCGCCGCAAACACGGGTGA
- a CDS encoding TlpA family protein disulfide reductase, which yields MESKWMLTWTAFAVAMLVMLTGGALLGCASGGDDDDDGGSDSNFQTACTNIAGCGLGADLGIGSMSDCESVLSGLDDATVTCVDSAGNCDQLGQCFGIAGDDDDDAADDDSDDDDAADDDAEGDAPKLKSPNFLISPSDPELAGWDQWNGGDFCPDWEKARWSAGWTDLDEDLGGGKLYVALDGGEPVESDLPATMTISGTWDQMKIYVDLDEEFAEVGDHDVEVWVKDSNGNESNHLSFSYGATADPTPYGLGSQFADFTLRGFKATVTAIDGSTGTFADYTLSDYLGQVVVVDSFAGWCPPCDAAAPELDEIAETYAGDAVVFSFMGDTQTGDPVAGVDDFDLEGWTLYHFGKYWYEPARRKNGEVEFQLTGTVLNDQNYAVCGDYYIANYVPQTFVLDADHVVRFKMNGFYQPYIEDVIDYLLTL from the coding sequence ATGGAATCGAAGTGGATGTTGACGTGGACAGCCTTTGCCGTCGCGATGCTGGTGATGTTGACGGGCGGCGCCCTGCTCGGTTGCGCGAGCGGCGGCGATGACGACGATGACGGCGGTAGCGATTCGAACTTCCAGACCGCCTGCACGAATATCGCGGGTTGCGGACTCGGAGCGGACCTCGGCATTGGGAGCATGTCCGACTGCGAAAGTGTCCTGTCGGGACTGGATGATGCGACGGTGACATGCGTGGACAGCGCGGGGAACTGCGATCAGCTCGGCCAGTGTTTTGGCATTGCCGGCGACGATGACGACGACGCGGCCGACGATGATTCGGACGACGACGACGCGGCGGATGACGACGCCGAAGGCGACGCGCCGAAATTGAAATCACCGAACTTTCTGATCAGCCCTTCCGATCCCGAGCTGGCGGGGTGGGACCAGTGGAACGGCGGCGACTTCTGCCCGGATTGGGAAAAGGCGCGCTGGTCCGCCGGATGGACGGATCTCGATGAGGACCTGGGCGGAGGCAAATTGTACGTCGCGCTCGACGGCGGCGAGCCGGTGGAGTCGGATCTGCCGGCGACGATGACGATTTCGGGCACGTGGGACCAAATGAAGATCTACGTGGACCTGGACGAGGAATTTGCCGAGGTGGGCGATCACGACGTCGAAGTCTGGGTCAAGGACTCGAATGGGAACGAAAGCAACCACCTCAGTTTCAGCTACGGAGCGACCGCCGACCCGACGCCGTACGGTCTGGGTTCTCAGTTCGCCGACTTCACGCTTCGCGGATTCAAGGCGACGGTGACGGCGATCGATGGCTCCACCGGCACGTTCGCGGACTACACGCTCTCCGATTACCTCGGCCAGGTCGTGGTCGTGGACAGCTTCGCGGGATGGTGCCCGCCGTGCGACGCGGCCGCGCCCGAACTCGACGAAATCGCGGAAACCTACGCGGGAGACGCCGTGGTTTTTTCGTTCATGGGCGACACGCAAACCGGCGACCCGGTTGCCGGCGTGGACGACTTCGATCTGGAAGGTTGGACTCTGTACCACTTCGGCAAGTACTGGTACGAACCCGCGCGGCGTAAGAACGGCGAGGTCGAATTCCAACTCACCGGCACGGTACTCAACGACCAGAACTACGCCGTGTGCGGCGACTACTACATCGCCAACTACGTCCCGCAGACGTTTGTGCTCGACGCCGACCACGTGGTGCGCTTCAAGATGAACGGCTTTTATCAGCCCTACATCGAGGACGTGATCGACTACCTGCTGACGCTCTGA